Genomic segment of Pirellulales bacterium:
CGCCCGCTCTTTGGCCAGCGCGTGCTGATCACGCGGACTGCCGAGCAAGCCGAAGTGCTCGAGGGCCGTCTGAGCGAACTAGGGGGCGCCTGTCTCTTGCAACCGGCAATCGAGATTGGGCCGCCGGAGCATTGGGCGCCGGTGGATGCGGCACTCTCGCGGCTCGACGAATTCCATTGGCTCGTGTTTTCGAGTGCCAACGGCGTGCGGTTCCTGCTCGATCGGCTGTTGGCTTGCGGCGCCGACTTGCGGCGGCTGGCCGGAATTCAAATCGCGGTGATCGGCCCCGGCACCGCCGAGGAGCTGGCTCGCTACCATCTCAAGGCCGATCTCCAGCCCGACGAATACCGCGCCGAATCGCTCGCAGCGGCGCTGGCCGGCGAAGCACGCGGGCAAAGGTTCCTCTTAGCCCGAGCAAGCCGCGGCCGCGAAGTGCTGGCCGAGGAACTGATCGCGGCCGGCGGCATCGTCGAACAAGTGGTCGTCTATTCGAGCCGCGACATCGAGCAGCCGGACGACGAAATCGCCGCCGCACTTTCTGCCGGACAAATCGATTGGATCACCGTCACCAGCTCCGCCATCGCCCGCTCGCTGGTGCGAATGTTCGGCGACAATCTGCGCAAGAGCAAACTAGCCAGCATCAGCCCACTCACTTCCGAAGCTCTCCGTCAACTCGGTCACGAGCCGGCCGTCGAGGCGCGCGAGTACACGATCGATGGTTTGGTGCAAGCGATCCTTGACGCGGCAGGAGATTCCAAATCTCAGAATTGAAATCTCCAATCTAAGATGCAAACGGCTGAAGCTTCGCGACGATCGGCGCCGGAATAGGAATCGATTCGGGGGGGGCACCGGCGGGAAAGCGACAGCAGACCGCCACCGTCCTGCCGGTCGCGACTTGTCGGCCGGCACTGGCGAAGACGAATTCGTAGCTGACGCTCTTCGTCCCCAGGCGAGCGATGCGCAGCTCGATATCAAGCATATCCTCGAATCGCACGGCGCTCTGATAATCGCAGCTTGCCGAGACGCGCGGCCAACTAATCGGACAGTCCTCGCTGTCGCCAATCTCGTTCTCGAATTGGGCTTTCACGCCCGCGA
This window contains:
- the cobA gene encoding uroporphyrinogen-III C-methyltransferase, which codes for MTHVLPQAVGKVYLVGAGPGDPGLITWRGVECLRRADAILYDYLVNPRILAHAKPGAELVCLGRHGRDRIIPQTEINERMIGLARQGRTVVRLKGGDPTIFARLADELDALSAAGIPFEIIPGLSAALAAGSYAGICVTHRDEASAVAFVTGHEQEGKEAAGLDFAALAMFPGTLVFYMGVITARQWSAALIAAGKPADIPAAIIHRCSWPDQQVITTTLGQVAAELEAARLRPPAIVVIGEVTAPAAVHDWFSTRPLFGQRVLITRTAEQAEVLEGRLSELGGACLLQPAIEIGPPEHWAPVDAALSRLDEFHWLVFSSANGVRFLLDRLLACGADLRRLAGIQIAVIGPGTAEELARYHLKADLQPDEYRAESLAAALAGEARGQRFLLARASRGREVLAEELIAAGGIVEQVVVYSSRDIEQPDDEIAAALSAGQIDWITVTSSAIARSLVRMFGDNLRKSKLASISPLTSEALRQLGHEPAVEAREYTIDGLVQAILDAAGDSKSQN
- a CDS encoding thioesterase family protein produces the protein MSEPYRTTRRVEFRDTDAAGIAHFSAFFFYMESVEHEFLRHLGLSVLSKALDETKKTFDPLEIPEADKKYLAGVKAQFENEIGDSEDCPISWPRVSASCDYQSAVRFEDMLDIELRIARLGTKSVSYEFVFASAGRQVATGRTVAVCCRFPAGAPPESIPIPAPIVAKLQPFAS